The sequence GTCACTACCGGTGCCGGTAATGCGTACCTGACGCTGCGCGTCGGGATCATCACGCAGCAGTACTGCCGTGCTCTCGTCAAGCCGCAGCGACGGGCACTCAGACACGCGGCAGCAGTGCAGGCGGCGCGGACGCTGGGCGGGATCGCACGGGAGGGAGCGGCGTCCGTCGCAGCCGCCGTGTTTGCAAGGCCGCGCAAGTTCTTCGCGGACATCATCGGCGCCACCGGCAGGAGTGTTTCCGGAATGACGGACGCCGCCGTGGCCAGGAGCACGTCCGCCTGGAATGCGATCACCGGGCGGGGGCCCAGGGGCGGTGACGAGCCGGCGACCCCGTGAGGAGCGTTACCAGCGGCTACCCGGGACGAGAACGCCGTCACACCCGTGCACCAGGCCGCGCTGCGTACCTCGGTACCTAGCCGGACGGCACCAGCAGTGCGTCGTGACATGATCGAGCTTTACGTTTGAACACAGCGCCACCTGGCGGAATCGGGAAGGAGAGCGAGCCGTGTCCGAAGTCAGCATACGATACATGATCTCGGATGTCCCTGCCGCGGTACGGTTCTACACAAACCTTCTTGGCTTCACGCTGGAGCACGACGCATCACCTGCGTTCGCCTCGGTGTCGCGGGATGGGGTTCGGCTCCTGCTGAGCGGCG comes from Longimicrobiales bacterium and encodes:
- a CDS encoding DUF697 domain-containing protein; the protein is MTTAISHNGSLDALLVLTAQSKLILEVARTYYQRPSIRDLVFLYSNVAATAFIAAELEDIDISEQIQPIFAAVAGSGLSAVPGLGAATRLFVNSVTTGAGNAYLTLRVGIITQQYCRALVKPQRRALRHAAAVQAARTLGGIAREGAASVAAAVFARPRKFFADIIGATGRSVSGMTDAAVARSTSAWNAITGRGPRGGDEPATP